A single genomic interval of Scyliorhinus canicula chromosome 15, sScyCan1.1, whole genome shotgun sequence harbors:
- the LOC119978771 gene encoding hemoglobin subunit alpha-like: MIFTAKDRSAIESVAKVLEQKAEQLGAESLARMFTLHPGSKIYFQFDDYSAAGAKVKTHGIKVVGAITKAAHHLDDLHGHLEALAEKHGKVLLVDPQNFPKLCQCIEVTLASHLTTFSPATHCAVDKLLTVICQELSSRYR, translated from the exons ATGATATTCACGGCAAAGGACAGGAGTGCTATCGAGTCTGTCGCCAAGGTGCTCGAGCAGAAGGCTGAGCAGTTAGGTGCAGAATCTCTGGCCAG AATGTTTACACTTCATCCTGGAAGCAAGATTTATTTCCAATTCGATGACTACTCTGCTGCCGGTGCCAAGGTCAAGACACATGGTATAAAGGTCGTCGGAGCTATAACCAAAGCAGCTCACCACTTGGATGACCTGCATGGTCACCTGGAAGCTCTTGCAGAAAAACATGGTAAAGTACTTCTGGTGGACCCTCAAAACTTCCCG AAACTTTGCCAATGTATCGAGGTGACCTTGGCCAGCCACCTGACTACATTCTCTCCAGCAACCCACTGCGCCGTAGACAAGTTGCTCACTGTCATTTGCCAAGAACTGAGCTCTCGGTACCGTTAA